The following proteins are encoded in a genomic region of Hirundo rustica isolate bHirRus1 chromosome 15, bHirRus1.pri.v3, whole genome shotgun sequence:
- the NT5M gene encoding 5'(3')-deoxyribonucleotidase, mitochondrial, whose translation MILLSCFLHLRPRHCGPWAGLGRGLGPAAGSRRALRVLVDMDGVLADFEGGFLKKFRARYPDKPYIALEDRRGFWVSEQYGRLGPELSEKAISIWESKNFFIELDPLPGAVEAVKQMANLADTDVFICTSPIKKYRYCPYEKYAWVEKHFGPEFLEQIVLTRDKTVVSADLLIDDRPDITGAEQNPTWEHVLFTACHNKHLQLKPPSRRLHSWADDWRAILDSKRLPPGQAT comes from the exons ATGATTTTGCTGAGCTGCTTCCTGCACCTGCGGCCCCGGCACTGCGGCCCctgggccgggctgggcagggggctCGGCCCCGCAGCGGGGTCCCGCAGGGCTCTGCGGGTGCTGGTGGACATGGACGGGGTGCTGGCCGACTTCGAGGGAGGCTTCCTCAAGAAATTCAGGGCCAGGTACCCTGACAAGCCCTACATTGCCCTGGAGGACCGGAGGGGCTTCTGGGTGTCGGAGCAGTACGGGCGCCTGGGACCCGAGCTGAGT GAGAAAGCCATCAGCATCTGGGAATCCAAGAACTTCTTCATCGAGCTGGACCctctccctggggctgtggaaGCTGTGAAGCAAATGGCAAATTTGGCAGA CACCGATGTGTTCATCTGCACGAGCCCGATCAAGAAGTACCGGTACTGCCCTTACGAGAAG TATGCCTGGGTGGAGAAGCACTTTGGCCCCGAATTTCTTGAGCAGATTGTTTTGACACGAGATAAGACGGTGGTTTCTGCTGATCTGCTTATAGACGACAGACCTGATATAACAG gggcagagcagaaCCCCACCTGGGAGCACGTGCTCTTCACTGCCTGCCACAACAAACACCTGCAGCTGAAGCCCCCCAGCCGCCGGCTGCACTCCTGGGCTGACGACTGGAGAGCCATTCTGGACAGCAAACGCCTCCCGCCCGGCCAGGCCACCTAA
- the MED9 gene encoding mediator of RNA polymerase II transcription subunit 9, protein MASGPAGRAAEEPPPPEPPAEQKPPPLPPAQEEFSFLPLVHDIIKCMDKDSQDVHQVLNELKNKFQEMRKLISSMPGIGVSPEQQQQQLQNLREQVRTKNELLQKYKSLCMFEIPKE, encoded by the exons ATGGCGTCCGGGCCCGCGGGCCGCGCCGcggaggagccgccgccgccggagcCGCCCGCCGAGCAGaagccgccgccgctgccgcccgcgCAGGAGGAATTCTCCTTCCTGCCGCTCGTCCACGACATCATCAAATG caTGGACAAGGACAGCCAGGATGTTCACCAGGTACTGAATGAGCTCAAGAACAAGTTCCAGGAGATGAGGAAGCTGATCAGCTCCATGCCTGGCATCGGGgtgagcccagagcagcagcagcagcagctgcagaacctGCGGGAGCAGGTCCGGACCAAAAACGAACTGCTGCAGAAGTACAAGAGCCTTTGCATGTTTGAAATCCCCAAGGAGTAG